The Hymenobacter sp. DG25A nucleotide sequence GCGGCCATGAAAGCCGCTGGCGGTGCCAATAGCCGGCAAGGTGACGTCGCGCTCAAACTCGCCTTTTTCCGAGTATACTTTCACCAGACTGCTGGCATCATGCAGGTAAGAGGCAATCAGGCGGCCGCCCACCTGCGATACTTCTTCCAGCTTATCGGCGGTTTGGGGGAGTACGTCTTTCCAGTTGGTTTCCTGCGGTTTTGCGGGGTCGATAAGGACCAGGCGGAAGCGGGGCGCTTTGTAGTTGGTATGCACCAGCAGCTTGCCATCAATGTTGCCCACCACGGAGGTATGGTACTCGTAGGTGCTGCCTACTGCCGTGAACTTGCCCGCTTGCTTCGCGGCTTTCAGGTCGCGCACCAGCAGGCGGTTGCCGTCGGCTTTGCCATCGGTGAGGTAGACAATCAGAAACCGCTCATCATCGGTGGTACCAGCGTAGCGGAAGCCCAGGGGCATGGTTTTGTCCTCGTATACCAGCTTGTCGGCGCTTTGGTCGGTGCCCAGGCGGTGGTAGTATACTTTGTGAAACTCGTTTTTGCCGGAAAGCTTGTTTTCGCCGGCTTTGGGGGCATCGTAGCGGCTGTAGTAAAACCCGTCCTTGTCCCAGGCGGCGCCGGAAACCTTCACCCACTGCAGCTCATCTTTTAGCGGCTGGCGGGTTTTCAGGTCCATTACTTTGAGCTGCTGCCAGTCGGAGCCACCGCCGGAGGTGGCGTAGGCCATGTAGCGGTGGTCGTTGGAAAAGTAGGTGCCGGCCAGGGCCGTGGTACCATCGGCGGAGAATTTGTTGGGGTCGAGCAGGACTTCTTCTTTCTCCTCCCCTACCTTCTGCACATACTGTACAGCCTGGTTTTGCAGGCCATCGTTTTTCTGAAAATATAGGTAGTCGCCTTCCTGCTGCGGAATGCCGTACCGCTCATAGTTCCAGATCTGGGTGAGCCGCTCCCGAATTTTATCCCGGAACGGAATCTTGTCCAGATACCCGAAGGTGACTTTGTTTTCAGCCGTTACCCACTCCTTAGTTTCCGGCGAGTCCGCGTCTTCCAGCCACCGGTAGGCATCCGTTACGGACGTGCCGTGGTAGTCATCGGTCTGGTTGCTTTTGCGGGGAGTGGGATAAACAAGCTTGTGGCGCGAAACCGGAGAGCTGGTAGTGGTAGACACGGCAGTTTCTGAAGATGTAGAGGAAGCAGTGGTCTGGCCGAGCGGCCGGGACGGGCTACAGGCAGTTAAAGCAGACAACGTAAGCAGGCAAAGAGTACTGGTCTTCATAGCATCAGGAACGAGTAAGGATAAGCCGGGAGAAGGCAGCCGAAAAGAGGAGGCCACTAAGGTAGTAGCCCGGGCGCATTTTCCTGGGCTGCGCCGTTGGGAGCTTAGGCCCGCATGCGGCCCACCTTGGGAATTACCTGAATCAGGAAGCGTTTATTCTGGCCTTCGCGGCTGGCCGGGTAGCGCCCGGTGCCATAAAAGCCGCTGCCGCCAATAATCAGCTCAATGCTTTGGTCCCGGTTGAAATTTAAGCCGTTCTGCGACCAAAGGTTCAGCAGGTTCAGGGCGCGGCGGTAGCTGAGCTGGTAGGCAAACTGCTCGTCGCGCTTGGTGCGGGCTTCATCGTAGAGGTAGCGCGCAGCCATGCCTTCCACAATGACCAGGTAGCGCACATTCTGGCCCCGGGAGCTGGCGCTCAGGCTGCGCAGGCGGTCCTGCAGCAGGCGCCCGGCCCGTAGCAGCGCGGGCTTGTCGCGCTCCTGAATTTCGTCGCGGCCGGCTTTGAACTGCACGTCCAGCTTTAGCTCGTAGCGCTCATTTTGCGGGTCGTAGCGGAAGTACTGGCCTTCCAGCCGGCGTAATGATTCCCGGATTCGGGTTATCTGCTCCAGCTCAATGGCCTTGGCTTTCAGCTCGCCGTTGGCATCTTTCAACTCCCGCTCCCGGTCCTTGAAAAGCTTGAAGCTGTACACAAACAGCACCAGCATCACCACGAATAGGGACGTCATCAGGTCCACATAGCTGGGCCAGAAGAAGTCGTTGGATTCGCGTTTGGAGGAGCTGTTCATGAGTAGCTGACTTTATTGGACTTGCAGGCTGATATTCTGGTCGGCCATTTACACGAGTCGGGCTGATGCCACAATAATAATTTTAATATTCGGCGCAAAGCAGGGCAACTCCTACGCCGGGCGTTGCATCTGCCCCATTACCTCTCGCCCTATTTCTCTTTGGTATGTCAAACATCTCCTTTTCTCTACGCAAGGCAGCACTTATTACGGGGCTAGCGCTGCTGGGCTCGGTTATCGCGGCCCCTTTTGCCGAAATGTATGTCTTACCCAAGCTGGTAGTTCCCTACAAAGCCACGGAAACTGCCCAGAATATTCTGGCGCACAAAGGACTTTTTACCGCGGGCATCTTCGCTTATTTCTTCACGTTTATTCTGGATCTGGTGCTAAGCTGGTCACTGTATTTATTATGCAAGCCCGTTAGTAAGGCCCTGGCACAACTTACCGCCGGGTTTCGGCTGGTATATACCATTCTGGCGCTGGTAGCCCTCAACAACCTGGTAACCGGCTTCCGGCTGATTACTGCTCCCGAATACCTGACGCTGTTTGCCAAAGACCAGCTGTACGCCTTATCCATGGTGTACCTCAGGGCCTTTAAAAATCACTGGTATCTGGGGCTCATCCTGTTCGGTATTCACCTCGTGCTGTTGGGCTATCTGGTGGTAAAATCAACCTACATTCCCCGCCTACTGGGCTTTGCCTTAATGATTACCGGCGCAGGCTATATCCTGACCAGCCTACGGCCCTACCTCGCGCCCGATCTGAACATTGACTTTGCCATGTATACCTTTTATGGTGAAATCCTCTTTATGATTTGGCTCCTCGTTCGATGGAGAAGATTGCCGGAAACGCTCTAGCAACAAATGCTGGTCTGGAGTACCCTTCTGGGAATACTTGCTTACTGCGGCTGCACTCCGCCAAACAGCTTATCCATAAACCGCTGAAAACGATTCTTCGCGGTGGCCTTCACCAGTACGGTATTCAGGTTCGATAACTCCGCGAGCAGCTTGGCCTGAATCTGAGAATCCAGCTCTACTTTGCGGAGCAGCTCGCGCTGGGTGGCCGTTACGTCGCGGCTGAGGGCCTGCTGGCTGGCATCCACGCTTTTCAGCGGGTCCAGCTGGCGCATGATGCGCTCAAACACGTTGTCTTGGTTGATGCGCTGGAAGTACTCGCCCCACTTCTCGTAGGCCTGCTGGGCGTCGCGCTCATGGTACTGCAGGCGTTTCTGCATCAGGTCCGTCAGCGACATGGAGGCCTGGTCGAAGTACTGCTCGGTGCGGCCGCGCAGGGCGTCCATTTCCTTCTGGTGGCGCTGGAAAAAGTCGAGCTGGTGCTGGATGAGGTTATCGTTCTGGCCAATGTACTGGCCCAAGTCATTGATGCCGCGCTCAAAGCCGCGCAAACGGTCCAGAATGCCGGCCACGCTGTGGGCGGTATTAGTGCCCTCGGCCAGCATCTGGTTCAGCTTCTGCTGATAGCCGGTAAACTGCCCGAACATTTCCGCCGACTCCCGCACCTTATCAAACACTTCCAGGTTGGCCTGCGCCATCCGGTCGTAGCCAATTTCCTCCAGCTTCACCAAAAAGTCGCGCTGCACCCGGATGTTCTCGGTAATGGTGTTCAGAATGGGCTCGAAGAGCGTGACTTTGCCCACGAAATCCTGATTGAAGGCATCAAGCACCGCTTTCAGGTTGGTGAGCGAGCCGGCCATATCTGAGTGCAGAATGGGCAGCAGCTTCACCTGCAGGAAAGTGTAGTACTGGTTCTGGCGCTCGTCTACCACCTTGCGGGCCCGGCGCACCAGGCCATTGCCCAGCAGCGTGAGCAGCAGCCCCACAAAGGAGCCGGCCATGGCAATCAGCACTCCGGTCAGGAAGGGTGTCAGGGCATTTTCATCGGCCACCCCATTACGGGCAATACCCACCAGGCCCAGAATTACGCCCAGAAACGTACCCAGCAAACCCAGATACAGCGGCGTAGCCACGCCCGACTGCACTTCATTGGTCAGTACCTCACTGCGCCGCTCCGATATATCCTTGAGAATATCGAAGTCGGCGGCGGCGCCTTTGTTGTGGCGCAGGTACTCGTTGGTATCCAGCAGAATGTCGCGGAAGTCGTCCGTGGCCGGGTCGGCCTTAATAAGGTCGGCTACAAAGGAATCGGCCGGGGCATCGGCGGCATAATCCGGCATATCCCGCCCATCGGGCGTTACCAGGCGGCGCTCCACGCGCAGGGCGCTACGCTCCGGATACAGCAGTTCCAGCCGCCGCGCGCGGGACCGGGTTAGCAGAAACTCACGTATCTGCAGCCCTACTATAACCAGTACAACAACCAGTTCGAGAATGATTTCAAGCATAGTGCTACGAAACTACAAGCTATTCTTTAAAGCTAGTTCCCCTCCTTTTGTCAAGGAGGGGTCAGGGGTGGTTCTTTTCGTTGAACGATGACTAGCTCTAAATTTTAGCTCTAGTTGACCACCCCTAACCCCTCCTTGACAAAAGGAGGGGAACTAGCTTTTTACTCAAACCGAATAGCGGCCTTATGTTCAATCTGCCAGGCACCCGCCACGCGGCGTAGCGTACCATCTTCGTCCGTTATAATGCGCGACACCGGGCCGGCGGGCTGTTGGTAGCGGCATGCCTCGCGCAGGGAGAACTGGGCGCTTTGAATGGCGTAGGCATGCACGGCCGGGTTGGGGTTCACGCGGAACGTGGCCATATCCGGGTTTTGGGGGCTGAGCGTAATCTGGTAGATGCTGTCGTGCTGGGGCTGATCCGAGAGGTCGTACTCACTGAAACCGCCATTCACGGGCACCTTCACGTAGCGCAGCTCGGGGCCTGGGGCAACCGGGCGCGGCGGCTCCGGCAACGTTACAGGTGGTACCAGACTATCAAACTCATCCCGCGAAGCTGCTGCTGGCGGGCCGGCTGGCGTTACCACGGGCGGCGCAGGAGTTTCGGTTATGGCGGTAGGCGGTTCGTAGGCGGAAGGCGCCTGGCTGATGTTGGCAAAAGGCGTAGCGGCAGGGGCTGGATTCCCTTTGGCTGGATTTGATGGAGCGGGTGCAGGCCGCTGTTTCTCTACCGAAGGGCGGTTCTGATTTTGATTCTGGCCGTGTTTCTGCTGACCATCGTTTCCTGTGGGAGCAATGGATGCGCCAACTGCCGGACGCTTGCCTAGCTCCTGGGCTACCCATTGCTGCACCAACTGCTCTACCTGGCGCTGCATCTCCGGCGTTAAGCGGGTTAACGGTGCAGCACTGCCGCTGGCGGGCGCGCCCTGCAAAGCCATAATTTCCTCGCGGCGCTTATCAATACGGGCACTCAGCTCCTTCTGAAAATCATTCAGACTGCGGCGCATCAGCACGTACAGGAACAAGCTGAGCAGCGACACAATCAGGGCCAGGGGCGCAAAGAACTTGCTCATCAAACTCTCACTACCTCCGCGTGGCGCCGGAGCACCCGTTTCCCCTTCATTCACGCCCACTTCATCCAGCGAAGCCGTGTTGGTTTCATTGGTGAGCGAAGTAGTATCAGCGGTGGCTTCAGCAGCGGCTACCTCACCGGGCGGGGTGCCGTTCTCTACGTAGGTATTTAGGTTAGTGGCCAGCGCATCCAGGGCCTGCATACGGGCTGGGTCTTTGCGCCGGGCCGGCGAGGCTTTCAAGCGGTTGATGATTTCAGTAGCCAGCTTCTGAATGCGCGACTTATCCGAGCCCAGGCCCTTATACATTGCTCCGCGCCCTTCCAGCGGCAGGTACAAGGCACTATACACCCGCTGGCTATCGGCTTTTATACTGTTTTCAAAGGCTTTTAGCGAGCTGCCGCACTGCAGACTATTCTTAAGATTTGGCCGGCCGGTGTCTTCATACACAAACTTCACCGTGGCACACCAGATCTGCACCTTTTGCTCATCAAGCGTGGGCTGACCGAGGGGCGTTTGGGCGTGGGCGCCTGCCGCCAATAGCAACAGGCCGAAGAGCAAAGAAGCAGTGCGGCGGGAAAGAGTCATGAATCTGATGTATTGGGAAAAGACAATCATTCTAAAAGTAGATTTTGCCGCTTTTCAGTCATCCATTTCGGGAAACTCACCAACCAGCCAAAATTCACCATCTGGTTCTAAGGCATATCGATTAATGAACGACTGAGTGACACTAATCTTGTTGGAAAGCCACGTAGACATCATATGGTCATATGCTTGAAGCAAGTATTCTTGACCACTCATAATGAAGAAGTGAGTAATTCTTCGGTATAGATGCTTGAACTGAATTAACTCCAATAGTTTCGATTTATCAGCTATTCGAATTTCGAAGGCATGTGTTTCAGTTGCGGAATAACCAGCAATTTCCAGTTCAGTGGTCAACTCGTTGTCAACCCCGTCGAAGACAAATACCGAATCATCTGGCATCAATTCCAGCACTTCGACTAAGAAGTTTGCTTTCTTATCTACCATTAACTCATCCGGCCTGCAAATCCCGGCTCAGATTATACAACGCCTGTTTCAGTGGGAGGAAGAATAACGTTTCTGGCAGGGTTTCGTCGGCGGAAAGCAGGCGCTGGAACTGGTGCAGGCCCAGGCTTAGACTGTCCTCGATTTCGCGGAGCAGAATGTCCTTCACCCGTTGCCGGTCCACGTCTACGCCTACTTCGCGCATGAGGGGGGCTACTTCGTCGCCTTCCAATACCAGGGTGAGGAAGTTTCGTACGTTTTCGAGTACCTGAGCTTTCAGGTCGGCATCTACCTGCGCCAGCTTGAGGCGGCGCTGCCCGATTTCGCCCGAATCCGGGGCGCCGGTGAACTTCACAGGCTTAATCCGGTCGTAGTCGGCGGTGGAAGCACCGTCTTCGAAGAGCACGCCGCCGTTGGTGGTGGCTTCTTTGGGATTATCGGCCAGAATCACGCGGAAATTATGCGGTGCTTCGGTACCGGTTACGGCCTGGAAAATGGCTTTGGTAATCTTCTCAATAGCTGCCAGGTTGCTGCCCCCGGCCAGCAGGCGCAGGTACAGACTGCCTTTGCCGGAGAAGCACAGGTAGCGCGGCGTTTTCAGGCCGAGGTGCTGCACCAGCTGGGCGGTGTGGTAGATAATGGCCGTGTAGTGCAGGTAGAACAGCACCCGCAGCTGGCGGCCTTTGCCCAAGCCCAGCGCCTGCGAGAAACGCAGTGCATCATCGTACTTAAACAGCAGCGAGGTTACGTCAGCGGAGCCGAAGTCGGCGTTGCGCAGGGCAGCGTTGAGGTAGCCTTTGTACTCCTGGTTTTGCTCCGAGTCGGGCAGGCTTTCGGCGTGCGCCACGCCCAGGCGCAGCAGGCCGTTTTGCTTGGGCGCACCCTGCACACGGGCGTAGCCGTCGCCCCACAGGTCGTCGCCGGCAAAGCGGAACGAGGTGCTGAAGGCTGGATGCTGCTCGGCAAACACCAGCAAGTCGGTGGTACCCCCGCCAATGTCAATGTTGATGACGTTTTCGTCGCGGTTGGGCACCACCTGGTTGGTGGCCGTGAGG carries:
- a CDS encoding prolyl oligopeptidase family serine peptidase — protein: MKTSTLCLLTLSALTACSPSRPLGQTTASSTSSETAVSTTTSSPVSRHKLVYPTPRKSNQTDDYHGTSVTDAYRWLEDADSPETKEWVTAENKVTFGYLDKIPFRDKIRERLTQIWNYERYGIPQQEGDYLYFQKNDGLQNQAVQYVQKVGEEKEEVLLDPNKFSADGTTALAGTYFSNDHRYMAYATSGGGSDWQQLKVMDLKTRQPLKDELQWVKVSGAAWDKDGFYYSRYDAPKAGENKLSGKNEFHKVYYHRLGTDQSADKLVYEDKTMPLGFRYAGTTDDERFLIVYLTDGKADGNRLLVRDLKAAKQAGKFTAVGSTYEYHTSVVGNIDGKLLVHTNYKAPRFRLVLIDPAKPQETNWKDVLPQTADKLEEVSQVGGRLIASYLHDASSLVKVYSEKGEFERDVTLPAIGTASGFHGRHEDKEVYYAFTSFAYPTTIYRYNVASGESTVFRKPKVDVNPDDYVVQQVFYASKDKTKIPMFIVHRKGLKLDGQNPTYLYAYGGFNVSLTPSFSVTRMLWLENGGVLAIPNLRGGGEYGEAWHQAGMTPNKQNVFDDFIAAAEYLSIQNYTNPDKLAIAGGSNGGLLVGAIMTQRPEVAHVAFPAVGVMDMLRYQKFTIGWNWVPEYGSSDNYAQFQNLYKFSPLHNLKPGVNYPATLITTADHDDRVVPAHSFKFAATLQEVNSGPNPQLIRIDVNAGHGAGKSTKLLIDEWTDIWSFAYYNMGLNPYGRVLK
- a CDS encoding DUF4386 domain-containing protein; its protein translation is MSNISFSLRKAALITGLALLGSVIAAPFAEMYVLPKLVVPYKATETAQNILAHKGLFTAGIFAYFFTFILDLVLSWSLYLLCKPVSKALAQLTAGFRLVYTILALVALNNLVTGFRLITAPEYLTLFAKDQLYALSMVYLRAFKNHWYLGLILFGIHLVLLGYLVVKSTYIPRLLGFALMITGAGYILTSLRPYLAPDLNIDFAMYTFYGEILFMIWLLVRWRRLPETL
- a CDS encoding MotA/TolQ/ExbB proton channel family protein, with protein sequence MLEIILELVVVLVIVGLQIREFLLTRSRARRLELLYPERSALRVERRLVTPDGRDMPDYAADAPADSFVADLIKADPATDDFRDILLDTNEYLRHNKGAAADFDILKDISERRSEVLTNEVQSGVATPLYLGLLGTFLGVILGLVGIARNGVADENALTPFLTGVLIAMAGSFVGLLLTLLGNGLVRRARKVVDERQNQYYTFLQVKLLPILHSDMAGSLTNLKAVLDAFNQDFVGKVTLFEPILNTITENIRVQRDFLVKLEEIGYDRMAQANLEVFDKVRESAEMFGQFTGYQQKLNQMLAEGTNTAHSVAGILDRLRGFERGINDLGQYIGQNDNLIQHQLDFFQRHQKEMDALRGRTEQYFDQASMSLTDLMQKRLQYHERDAQQAYEKWGEYFQRINQDNVFERIMRQLDPLKSVDASQQALSRDVTATQRELLRKVELDSQIQAKLLAELSNLNTVLVKATAKNRFQRFMDKLFGGVQPQ